In Mugil cephalus isolate CIBA_MC_2020 chromosome 19, CIBA_Mcephalus_1.1, whole genome shotgun sequence, the genomic stretch tggactctaAGTATCAGCGCTGATCACAGAGCCGCTGTGCTTCCCATTTTCATTCATGTTACTATTATATTCTGTTCCATGTGATGAAACTACTGGGCACCGAATTTACCTCGAGATAAATAAAGTACGTATCTAATAAAATCTGTATATAGTAGGGGCGTCTCTGCTTGGCCTATGGGCCAAAATCAGCCTGCCCGAGGGACTATTCTGCCCCGTGGGAGTATAAAATAACACTGGAAAGActttaactgcaatttttttccaaagaaagtaactgctattccaaGGGTTCACACAAATTTTTGTAAGAGTTGTGACATAGAACTAGACAGAAATCAAGCTTCtgctttttcttaaaaaaaaaaaacagttgtttacTACACGTATTATAATAGTGCacttatttaaatgtaaacattctcatAACGTACTTGTGCTTCTTGGCatgaaagcaaagggaaacatccGGAGTTGTTATTTATACGCTGTAAATTCTGTAAGTGCCTTCATTGGTCAGCAGATGGCAGCACACTCAAACTCCGTGCCAGCGTATATAtcgtcctccctcctcatcctcactgCGCATGCGTCTATCGTGTGTGACAGGCTCTCTCGTGAAAGCTCAGTTCATTCTGATACTGTTACTATAACAAGACGAGACATATAGTGAATGACAGCAGCTCTGCTTCCTGCTCGGCTCCAGTTATGAAAAACCTTCATTTCAAGGACTTCTTCTGGGTAAGTCTTTCATCAACaccaaatattttatttcttattttttttattatatttttttatttaaactaactAATAAGTAATGGAACTGTTTCTCACCATATAAGATGGGAGTGAGggactgtttgttgttttgttttctggtcTCATCAAACGTGGTTGAAAGAAAGCAgcttattttctacttttaaagtaaaatgagGAACAAGATAAACTCGTGCACAATGCAAGGACAGttacaaataacagaaacagaaataaaatgaacaagcgCTCAAAAATACCAAAACCATTACTGTTGTGGTTTACGAGAATGTGCTCTAAATGCAATGATCCTGCATTGAAAATAGTCGACGTAGATTAATATACGTGAGTaaaggaatattttattttgtgtaagATTGTTACAGAATGAGAATATTTAAAGTTCAGCCCATAAATACTTGGATTCTACATCTGTATGTTTCTTAATAAAGAGAAGTCTCTTATAGACTAGTTGAATTAGCAATACAATCACATGCTCTTAAATGTTGTGCAGAGATAAAAAGTCTACTTGGTTGGAATGATTACAACCTGCTGCCCTTCACCATACCTAAATTATGGAGATGCACACTTCAAAACATCAATTTACCCTCGGTGTGAAAGATCGTGATCCTAAAATGTTCCTTCATGCCTGTGTAGAGCTGTTTGAACAAGCTTAGTCTTGAGCGCGTCTGTCTTTCGGTCAAGAGCTTGGGCGTTGGAGAAGAGTTGCTGGCATGAAGCTCGCCTCatcttttgatttgatttccaAACTAATTGCGCCGTTCTGCTCACCAACAGACGACGGACCTGACCTGCACTAGCGGCTACGATGCCATCATTCAGTATCTCAATGATGGGAGGAGGACGTGCAAGGAGGTGGAGGACTTCATGAAGGCCAGGTAATGCCGTGGTGTGTCCATGCGATGCCAGCTGTTGTCTTCCTGCACATAAAAAGTCAGATGAAAGCTGAAATAAAGGAAGGCGTGAACTGTAGACTTGGCAGAGCCAGTGCAGGAAGGTGTTGTTTGTTAGGAAAGAAGTTTTTTACTTACAAGAATGAAGAAGATTATAACTGCGTAGCTTTGTGGCGTAGGAGGTAGACATGGAGAGAGCAAAGAGCAATAGGAGaagtaaaagacaaacatttcaatcacaggcagcaggtgaatgaaaataaaaatgatttaataaaaaattaccCTGCAGATTCATAAAATTGTAAATTTCCCTATTGTTAAACTTCTGCACACAACTGATTCATGGTAGACAAAGGGAAATTATCCTTTCTTTCGAGCAGGAACAGAAAGTTTGTAACGTAAACCCTTAAACGGTATAGCATTTCATTTACCACGAGGCATCCTCCAAATCCATTTCATAATGGAGTAATACAGTGTTTCCCCCCTCTGAGCGTTGaattcctccttcctccttcctcttcccttcaTCTAATCATTAATCTCCACTCAGTCCACAGCGGACGCGCCAACACACGGGTCCATTTGTCGGCCAGTGGCGCAAACTTTGCTTCAGACGCAGGGTGCAGGTGTAAACCTTTAGGATCCAGCACGAAAACGGCCCACTGTGTCGACACAACACGAGGCTCGCTATGAGAATGGCAAAAAAGGGGATATTGCATAAAAAGAAGGTTTCCCAATTTaggaattttgaaaaatgaaataagccGCAGCTGTTTGCCGCATCGCTTAcgcaaataaaaaggaaaagggaaagtaAGAAAGTGAAGTACGCTGCGTGATCATgcaaagcaaaagcaaacagaaataGAGAGATTAAAGCTGAAAATGTTCCATTAAGAGCTGCACAGGGAGTCCTTGTCGTCCGTGGTGGACAGCCTTATGAAGTTACTGATTACTCAGATTCACTAGGTTGTTAAGGATGAATTAGTGCTCACTTCCTTGTTGGTGTCCGTGTGGCCCACTTAGTTCTCTAAGTACCAGGTGGTGTAACTGTTGATAAAGGGTCACAGTGTGCGAAATGTTCAAGGGTTGGTTAGATCGGTCGTGTTCTCCGCAGTCTGTTCACGTCTCTAACTCTAATTGTCCctcattcatttgtatttagCCACACACAACCTCCTCTCAGCACGTATGCCATGTAAATAAAGTCCCACTTATTATCAGCGAACCAACAAACTCTTTCAAAGTTATGAGTTATTGTGAAGCTTCTATTTGTGTGTAGATGTAATAAAGTGTGAATGGATGACCTATTATTGCTTTCATGggaattcatttaaatgtatgcTATCCCTGGCTACAGGCCCGTCCTGTTCCCTGCATGTGCTCTTTGTATAGATGCTGGACTACACGTTAATtgataatttttcttttcttttagagcATCGGTCGAAGAGAGGTACGCCAAAGACCTCCTCGGCTTGTCCAAGAAGGTGTGCGGACACAATGAGATGAAGTAAGCGGCCATCTGCTTTGCCACGCAGTTACAATGTGTTTGTTCGGCTCTATTAGCCTCATCATCTTGACTCAATGTGAAAATATCGTCTGCTTCACATGATAAATGTGGAAATGGGGTTGGCACTATTTTAACAGCCTCGTGTTTCCTAATTACCTCTGCCACATTAAATTTGCCAGTTCTGGTTTCTATATCTACAAGTTCTCTTTTGCTCACACGATGAGTGTGGCCTTGTTTGTCTTTACAAGGGTTTTAGAGGAAGGAAGACCTtcagggtggggggtgggggggtgttaCAATATTGGCTTCGTGAAATCAAAGTGCGTTATTACTGGTTGTACTGGTGCGTATGATAAGCAAATCCAGTGGCAAAATGCATTATGTGAATGCCAGAGGGACGCTATCAAAGATTAAGAAAGATTCATTTTACTTCAAATAAAGTCGTGAGCACCTTTTTTTCCCAACAGAGACAAATCTGACATGTTCCCACGAGCAACCGTGTTCTAGGAAACTACCTGTATGAACTAAAAGTGAAACTGCGCAGTGGGAGTTTATAAAAATCAGCTTTAATGGTTTGTCATTGTCACTTGACTTATATTGCGATGAGCATGTGGTATTATACGTGTTTAACTACTATAAAAAACCCTGCTTAAACCATAATTTCCTTCCTTGTATAGCTCTTTAAAGGGAAACGTCTTAGACacttaaatgtattatttgcaTTTCACCTTATTGTCACCGTTTGTGCATGATATATTACAAACACAAAGGCAACACTTCTCCATGATGCTACTGGAATGATCTTTAAaagtctttctcttcttttctttttttttaagcacgtTAAAAAGATCCCTGGACGTTCTCAAACTACGTGAGTCCGCGATACATCCTTTTAATTCCTTGTACGCGCGGTGGTTCCTCTGCCCTAGTTAAAGTCAAACTTTTACCCTGCAGAGACCGAACATGTGAGTCTGTCCCACTTACAACTGGCCCAGAGCATCAGGGAGGAGgccaagaagatggaggaattcagagaaaagcaaaaagacGCGAGGAAAAAGGTTTGTGGCGCACGCAGGTGACGATGACGCCGCCTAGCGCGTCCCACGGTGAGCTAACGCCCAGATGTGACTGTGTCGTTTCAGATAGAACAGCAGATGGAAGCGCTCCACAAGCAGAAATCTACACAGTTCAAGAAGACGATGGACGTGAGTAAAATATCTAGGTTTAAAATAGAAAGGCCACATATTTTACACCATgtccaaaataaaaccacaagtaCTTTAACATAGTGGCATCAACAAACATGTCCTCGAGAGTCATGCCTGAGAAGTTTCAGTTGTGTTATGACACGGCTCTACGTCTCCCTTCTCTGTTCCTGCTCTTtgttcggggggggggggggggggggggggggggggggggggggggttaggaGGAAGTTGAGTTTACACGTCTGGGAAGTTATCAGCACACCATCTGACACCATGTAAATCCATGCCCAAAGAAGaagtacatttacatacatacgTGGCTCAGATTAGccttttttggcctttttttcaATGTCGTCCACAGTCCAAGAAGACGTACGACCAGAAGTGTCGCGACAAAGAAGAAGCAGACCAGAACGTGAACCgaaacaccaacaccaccaacaccaagCACATAGAGAAGGTagagtcacatctgtttaatCTATTATAATATGTCAGTTATGTTGTGAGTCTAGATTATAAAGATTTGATCTAAATAAACTGTACGTGCCGTTAAAATATCACACTtagtacacttttttttttaaccattgtATCTTAGAGTTCCTCAATTCACTATCAGCACCCACTTGTCAGACCGACCACATTTTGTCTATGTATGTGTTGCTGGGTTTGCGTTGGCTTGGTTACCCACAAGTGTTTCTCagttgcttatttttttttatcacctttCAGCTCTATGCGAAAGCACAACAGGCAAAACAGAATGCAGAGGAAGCAGGTAAGACAGCCTGGCATTCACACTGTTTTGCATTTAGCCTCGCTGTGCAAAGGCCTCACCAGTGGCCCAGTGTGGTCGCCATAGACACTTCAACACGTGTTGATATCTCCACAACCACCTCTCAGATTGTCAATGAATGCGGCACACCCATAGATGTGTCTTTGGGCGATGAATCACTGTCAGTGCCTTAACTTGTCCTGTAGATTAGaagaagaatagaatagaaaaacactttattcatcccctgaggggaaattcaagtgtccagtagcttgtgcAGGAGCGCCAACATCAGGACAAATTGTAGTAGACAAAGTGAAGACATAAAAgccaaaaacagaaatgtttttctttactttttataaCAACCATATGCCCCCTCTCATTTATCAACCAATTTATCAAccaatgctagcatgctaacatgcaaaATATCGGCATGATTCTTAAAAAAGATTCTTCATGAAAAAAGATTCATGATTCTTGTTGCTTTTAAATGGAACTTGTgtgcacatatacacaaaatgttttgccGCCAAGCGGTAAACATCAGCCGTGAATTGTGAGCACACTGCTGCTAAGCAACTGTTGTCTCGCCATCTCGATGCCGTCATGCTAACAGCTTAGCACGCTAACAAGTGGCAAACTTAACATGTGGAATGGAAAAGCACAATGAAAGGAGGAGGTTGTTGAATATCAACACTTTCCTCTCAGATATATTATAAAATCACGAAGAGAATGAAACgttttcttgtaaatattttaacacaGGAAATGGGACAAATGAGTCATATTCATACTGTGTTACATTTGCAGACAAGTTATACCACCAGAATGTGACCACACTGGGGAAGATTAGAGACGAGTGGCTCAAGGAACACATCAATGCCTGTGAGGTACGAGTGTGAATGACCTGTAAAACTTGGGTATATCGCACATCACGTTCAGCAAgtgaactgaatgtttttttgttaaaatctcCACAACAGGTTTTTGAAAAACAGTCGATAGAGCGCATCAACTATCTGAGGAACACTGTGTGGACTCACCTCAACCAGCTATCCCAGCAATGTGTGAGCAGCGATGAGGTAAAACGTTCACTTTAAAGCTGCTAGaatcattattttcatattaaatggatgaaaatgagtatgcaaaatgtgaaatagGTCAACTATGATATGATTTTAGTGTCTTTCGgtccattgttttgttttaactgtgtgtaaCTTTTCAGTTCCCTCAGTGGACCTACTAGGAAAAGGCTTTAACATACCCATGGTGATTATCTGCTCAGTAGTGGGGCATAAAGAGTTGGACATTTCCACCAAAAcaatttcaaataaatttatatttttgcttggTTAGTCTGTTGGACGCTCAATTTAACTCTCATGTGCTGTAACAACTTTGTCTGATTTTGTTCTTCCGCCTGCAAGTGGTCAAACAGTGCAGGTCGATAGTCTTTTTAGTATAAATATTAGTTTAATCACACTTTTAAAACGCTGTTTGACAAACCGTTAACCCTGTCCATAAAGGTGTGGTGTAATTGGCTCAGGTCTGATTTTCacttttatctgtgtgtgtgtgtttatacagcTGTATGAGGAAGTCAGAAAGTCGCTGGAACAGTGTGACATCAGGGAAGATATTGAACACTTTGTAAACCTCAGACGAACCGGTGAGAGACCGCCAGGTAAGCCGATAAATTCTTCAAAAATCCATTAAACAATTGTTGGACATGACACCTGCTGTTTCTCCAGGTTCCAGTGTGTGAACAGTGTCCGTCTTTCCTCTCTTAACAGCTCCAGTTATGTATGAAAACTTCTACAGCGGTCAGAAGTCTCTAACGGCAGGGCCCCCCCCTCGAGTTCCTCCACCAGTctccaggtaaaaaaaaaaataaaacaaagacacaatgtgTTGCCATATTTGTAGATTAATTACACGGCTCTCACTGACTACCCTGTTTTGTGAAATTGTAGGAGGGGACCATTACCTGATCCAACGGCAAACAATAGAGGTATGTGTTTACTCTAAATAAATACGATGTTAAGTCAATGTCAGGATTATTAACAAGGTCACAGACTTCCCCACGGAAACAaaagctcttttgtttttgtttttattctatcTTTATTTAGGAATGCAAGAATGAAATATAGGACATGTACAAAAGATTATTTCCCCTTCCTCTTTCAAAAAAAGAGTACATTGTCCAGTCCTCCTCTTAGAATCGATATCATGAAGTTCCACATTATTTAGGCCAACATAAGGTGAGCAACTACTATTATGTTACAGATTTGTGTTGTAGATTAATTAAGTCTTTGTTCCTGTGAAGATGATATATTTTCTTCAGTAATGACAGAAGAAACAATTCAGATTTTTGTCTGACCAATAGTCAAATACTACAAAAGTCTGAGTTTACTGTCATAGAAAATTGGCACATTTATAGAAATGTTAccaattaattaaacattttattcgTTTGTTAGTTGTCAAACTTTCAATCAGCTGTTCTGGTTGACTTtctgttaaaataatgaaactacAGACAAAAGAGgccaacaaaacaactttttttcccaGCTAGCAtagagctaacattagcatagATATCGGTTGGCTAATATGCGGTTTCAGCTTAGTCAGTGTGGCTTTTTGAATTTCTTAATTAAATAAGTTCCGTTATTATATTGAGGAGAAATGAGTTACTGCTACATAACAGGAActtaaaatgttattaatacGTGCTGCTCTTAAAGAGGATTGTGTCATCTGTTGTACAGCAGTTGGTTATAGATAGCTAGCGTGTTGTTTGCCGTGAGAGAGTTATTTAATCTCTAAAATGAAACAGCTGAACAGAATTGTTCGGTTTGGTGCTTAGTGGATTGAGCTGGTAGCTGTTGTTAGCTTGTTAGTTAGTTAGCATGCTGCTAGCCATTGCTGCTAAAGTAAACAGAAGTAACTGATACTAATAATTATTGAGGCTACATGATCAGTTAAGCTGCTTTCATAGTTGAATGACTGATTGTTTGGTCaaaaatcattcaaaaaaaCCATTACAATATTTTAGAGGCCAAATGATGCCGTTAAAAGTCcataactgtaaaaaaaaaaacatagctaGTTAGCTGGCGTAGTGCTAGTCATTGATACAATAGTAAACGCAAGATAATTTTAATTctacactaataataatatgctGCTTCCTCaggtttaaaaatgtcacaattttGATACTTTGCTACAAGTGAAAGCAGCAAAAATAACTTATAATCTGGTCACTCTGGGTATTAATaggttttcatttgttgacacAGTGACGTTGATCTGTAATTTCCATGTACGACATGTTCAATGTGCAGCACTTCAGTGGAAATGCTCTTTGCTgctaaaataaacttaaacctGAACTACTTTTAGCGCTGGCATGTGTCGTCGAATGTTTGTTGCACACTTCTGTTTTTCATGCACTGTTTTGATTTTTGCTAAAATTGCAGATCCCGTCTACTCAATGGTGGAAGATGCAGGCTACAGTGTCATCCAGTACTGACCTGCTACGTCTCGTCACTTTCTGGTGGTTTCTTGTAAACCTGAGTTCATGCTAGATGGAAAAATCTGTGTCATAACTACGTACATACAATGATTTAGGTGAGGTTGTGCGCTCTTTTGGACATATCACTGTGTTATAAACAGTATACTAAatgcattgttgtgtttatcttttttgGTTAAAGTGACGCAAGTTGATTAATtctataaattaattaattgcatAAAGTACTCATGTCTATACACTGAGCCTGTTAATTAccacatatatttttatgtcaTGCAAAATTTTTATCTTCTACAcaagttgtatttatttgtactttttcatgttttctttaagaAAGATTCACGTTACAAGACACAAAAGATGTACTGTCTGTTcacttgttttcatttcctcctctatGTGGAAGTAACACGTCAGCTGACAGCTATCTTGTGGCTGGGAAACAGTCCAGTACTGCGTTACTGCACCTTAACATTTCTCCACAAATGTTGTAACGGCTGTTAGATTGACTTGTGCGTGCTCCGTAGTGACATTCGAggtctttaaaatgaatgtgatgatgacgacgacgcGCAGTTTTTCTGCATGCTGGGAGAGGAATTTGCACTTTGATTCTACTATGAACACATCATTTGTAAAATATGCTACAAAGGTTAGAACTGCAGGAGTAAAGAGGgactaaatgtcattttttgtgtttattaaagatATTATTCTTCAGTGCACTTCTTCACACTTATGTCCATGACGTACATAAACCTTAGGGTTATATGAACGGCGGTATTACACCGTGAACACACAGCATAAGGCTGTGTTCACACTTTACATGCAGTTGTACAATAATCCATTTCTGCTTCTTGAGCAATGCTTTGGTGGATTTTCTTAAGGTCATTGTCCTATAGATCTTCTTTATCTTCAAGCACTCTTTGATTTGATGCAGTTTTACCACTTGAATCAGAATCTGCAGGCTGCCAAGTCTCCGAGGCCACAAAACAAATCACCCTCGTGCTTCACCTTTGTATTGCTCTAGTATCTAGGTTAAATTCCTGGGATCCCTATCTAATAGATGCATGCACATTGGTCACCAACCATTCCAATAATTACCCACAGATCCCGTGATTAAATTGGGTTATTTTCGAGATGCTCGACTCTTGGCCTGCATTTGCAGCGTCTGCCAGTCCCGGACAAATCTGAAAGTTCTTGCCTCGTGCAGacaattttctttaaaaggGGAAGGATTTTCTTCTTATAATTTGGAGAGTGCTCTTTAAAAACATCTCACCAGACTCTACAGGCATCTTTTTCCCACGAGTGACACCATAGACAGAGCCGCCAGTTCCTCCAGGAAGTTTCTAATCGTTAGCCCTTAAAcagtaaacactgaaaataattttATAGGACTGAAATGTAATAAACGTAGGTGTGTGCTTATCTTGTAGACTTGACTGGTTTCTGTGTTACTGACttgacaataaaatgacaatttaTGTGCAAGTTGATAACGGAGGATGAAATGAATGGTTGTTCAAACATGTTGCAAAcactatatataatatttaaagcATGATGACCatttcagataaaaacaaatacagatttatttccaCCACATTTGGCAACATCATAATGCAGCTGTTGGTTCTTCCTCCAAGCATGAATTTATGCCTTTCATATGTTACAATCCTCCTCAATGTGAGTTAAGAGCTCCTGGTGgccaacgtttttttttttttaaagacaccTGCAATGCTCAACTAGAGCCAGAGGTCTCCCTCGTAGTGTAACAGGAGCTGTGCAGGTTCTTCAGTGGCGATCGGATCCTGTGGTGGTTTGATGTTACAAGGCGTTTTCCGATTTGATCAGATCCAGAATCACCTGGATGGTCGACTCGCCTGCAGAGGAAGAGACGGGATAAGATCAGGTCTTAGAAATGCAAACATATTAGACAGCGGAGGAGTTTGTCATGGAAATGAagtgacaaagaagaaaaaaacaaaaggctatTTTAGTAGCTGTCGGTAGCACTCCGGATATAACAAGAGATTATTATTACTTAGAACTCAAAGTCGGCCTGTGAACACAgagtttcttatttttaaaaggtCAAGTACTTCCCTAAAACAACCggaaacatttattattcaaGATTAAGCAGATAATTTATGGGTTTCCGAAAGCGGTTAAAAAACGTGGTCTCCCTATTGAAGGAGCACGTGAGACTCTGGGGATTATTGGATTGTGTGGTGGCACCGGTGGAGCTCTGAGGCACAGAGGgcttatatattatattatttaaactgttatatAAAGTCCTTATTAGAAGTATTACCAGATGTATCTCGATGTTAAATAATTGAGATAAAATCGCTGTCTTcataaacattttgtgttgctaCGGAGAGAGTAGCCGgtgaagtttattttaatttcatgctactaatttgaaggaaaaaaaagtcatttcagTCTTATTTTGTGATGccggggtggaggtgggggacTTTACCTTCCAGACTCATCCTGGGGTTCTCAATCTTCTTCTCAAGCAAAGAGTCCATCAGTTTCCTCAGGTGTTTAAAGATGACACCGATCCGCACGGGAGCCTTCAAAGGATCAGTTCACCAAtaacttcagttcagtttttaattcATGCATTGATAATCTGCCCCTTTACcccaagaatcaatttacaaagaacttatattaaaaaacaacgacacaataagcagcaaaaaaGTGATAATgatacaataaaatgaaaataaaataggtATTGGCCAACACTGACTGTTACGTTTCCATTTAAGTAACATGTTTAATTATATTTCCTTAACATACTGTCTTtgattgttcttttaaatgtaaagttgAGTGGGTTTagaaaagagtaaaataaaaataaaacggcTGAAGAGAATGAAACTGGAGCGCTTTAGTTTGTTCCAGATGTTTAAAGCAGCGGctaaaaaagagaaacttttcAATTAACCATTTAATAAAAGCAGATAGTCTATCATAATTTTTCTGGATATTTAGCGCAGACTTGTAGAGAATAAAAACTGCTTTTCCATCTTTGACTCTTGGGTCAGCAGGCAGGTCTgagagcaggaaataaaaagatctATTTTGGATGTAAAGAAGTTTAGTTCTTTGACAGTGTGAAAGTCGAAGAACCGCACTTTTCTACGTCCTCCTGAGATATGAGGCCTTTCATTGTTTGAGAATAACTTGAAATAATTTGAATCCAGTCTAAGGACACGACATAACCAGACAGACACGTTTAAGGCCTCGTGGACAACTCCGTCCCCACACTGACCTGGAAGTGGATCCATCCGTCCAGCGTGATGagcctctctctgtgttggatGTCGATGTCTCCTCCGAACAGCAGCATGGGGAAAGGAGAAACCAGAGTGGTGTCTCGCAGGTAGATCTTAGTGTATTTCACCTGTGGACAAACGTTTATTAACACGAGAGCGAAATCGCCGGGCGGAAAGACGCATCACGCGTGCTTCAGGGATCACCTTCTCCTGGTACAGCAGCCAGCCGTGCGTCTGCAGGTTGCGGTTCACCGACGAAGGGTGGACCTGAGCCTTGCCCTGCGGCGTCTCCACCGTGCAGGCCACTCGCTCCAGCACGTCCACGGACGGCGTGCACAGGACCCGGGCCACGCTGTCGTAGAGCCCCGCCGTCAGCACGGCGTTCAGGACCGAGATCTGCTGCTTGGACAGCGAGGCCGTCTGCTGCCTCGAgccagaggacgaggaggaggaggaggaggaagaggaggaggagcgagaCGACCAGAAACCGGCCTGCTCCATCATCCTCATCAGCTCGCGTTTTACGTCCTGCACGGAAGATGGATTCACACGCATGGGATTACAGACGGGCAGAGGAAGGAGACGAAATTAAAGGTTAACACGCAAGCGGAGGTTACCTCGATTGTAATGAGAGCCGTCCGATTGAGGAAGTGCTTCCTGCAGTAGGACATTTCTGCTCTCTGTCCTTCAGTCTGCGAGTTCCTCCACCTGACGTTATGACACCAGACAATAAGGTCATGAGATTATCATTTCTAGAAACTGCACAAAATGTTCTTGAACACCCACGTGGGTTCATTTGTCCTGTCTTCACTGTCTCAACCAAGGCTGCTGTtaacaagattaaaataaaatacaacaataaaatgaaataaaacgcAATTTTAGGTCCCATAGTGGAAAGAGGAAGCAAATTTACAAATTATAAATAGTTTATGTTGAAAATTTTAAACCATGACCTTCCTCGTTACTGTGGCTCGAGGCAGTGACGACGTGATGACTGTAACCGAAACCGCACAAAAATAACTTTATCCATGTAAagaacctttttctttttctttttttaatatttcttagCGCCTCTcgagcataaaaaaataatgctacTGCTGGAGGCTGACAAAGCATTTCTGCACACCAGttactttataaaaaaaaaaacatctcagtaAACAAGCCTTTTAAAGTTTGCAGACGAGTGCGCACCCAATGTATGCGTTGTATATGGTCAGGTGGTCGGAGTTGGCCGACGCCAGCGCAGCCTTCGCCAGGTTGGCTTCGTCCTTCCTATTCATTGGTGTTGAGAAAGGAGACTTCTCTGTGATGGCTGCTGCGATGGTCGCCTGAAGCAAATGGTTATAATTCATAAAagatataataaaacaa encodes the following:
- the pstpip2 gene encoding proline-serine-threonine phosphatase-interacting protein 2; translation: MKNLHFKDFFWTTDLTCTSGYDAIIQYLNDGRRTCKEVEDFMKARASVEERYAKDLLGLSKKVCGHNEMNTLKRSLDVLKLQTEHVSLSHLQLAQSIREEAKKMEEFREKQKDARKKIEQQMEALHKQKSTQFKKTMDSKKTYDQKCRDKEEADQNVNRNTNTTNTKHIEKLYAKAQQAKQNAEEADKLYHQNVTTLGKIRDEWLKEHINACEVFEKQSIERINYLRNTVWTHLNQLSQQCVSSDELYEEVRKSLEQCDIREDIEHFVNLRRTGERPPAPVMYENFYSGQKSLTAGPPPRVPPPVSRRGPLPDPTANNRDPVYSMVEDAGYSVIQY